The following coding sequences lie in one Arachis ipaensis cultivar K30076 chromosome B03, Araip1.1, whole genome shotgun sequence genomic window:
- the LOC107630212 gene encoding two-component response regulator ARR12 isoform X1: MTVEDQIDRFPVGMRVLAVDDDPTCLKVLENLLRKCQYQVTTTNQAIEALRMLRENRNKFDLVISDVNMPDMDGFKLLELVGLEMDLPVIMLSGHSDTKLVMKGVTHGAVDYLLKPVRIEELKNIWQHVVRRKNFDPRDQNKGSNDKRGPNAAGEGNQSIISEDGSDQNKNLGKKRKDQTEEEEDDGEDNGEDNDDPSSQKKPRVVWSVELHRKFVAAVNQLGLDKAVPKKILDLMNVEGLTRENVASHLQKYRLYLKKATQQASMVAALGNTESYLRIGSIDAYAEFCTSSGSGKIPNPALQSYASSGIFGRLNSPASLSMRGISASTLIQPPVQPQNLNSTLSPLGNIQASIFPANQTSSLLQGIPTSIELNQSKQNNCTTGITQVNQVSCSGFTAASGFRDRRLTVGTASNALPSAACNSPQTHNSGAFRNQPPVRPASLGTDSFDAGICGPSNMLDYNRCNENWQNAEQLSKLPANPLPLCEPFNNDPLPPTGINVANTSTRIGNSPVDYSSRVAISVPLEDTRNELQRQEGLIENIVQPSSYTTPSQRWEEHKLEYSQNMSRPFNSVNSHVSSSRVTSSLGHNLNQTNATCSNSVDASFVGQLSGAPPSIIQCTNVDTRLKSNDAYILELMKSRDGFIQNNFGTLDDIMVPMVKRFLMQEQNEPTFIDGEMGFEAYPVGSCI; encoded by the exons ATGACCGTGGAGGACCAAATTGACCGGTTCCCCGTGGGTATGCGTGTTCTCGCTGTGGATGATGACCCAACTTGCCTCAAAGTCTTGGAGAATCTCCTTCGCAAATGCCAATACCAAG TTACTACAACTAATCAAGCAATTGAGGCGCTGAGAATGTTGAGGGAAAACAGGAACAAGTTTGACCTCGTCATTAGCGATGTGAATATGCCTGACATGGATGGATTTAAGCTCCTTGAGTTGGTGGGGCTTGAAATGGACTTACCTGTGATCA TGTTGTCTGGACACAGTGACACAAAGCTGGTGATGAAGGGTGTTACACATGGTGCAGTTGACTATTTGCTGAAACCTGTTCGGATTGAAGAGCTGAAGAACATTTGGCAACATGTTGTCCGAAGGAAGAACTTTGATCCCAGGGATCAGAATAAGGGTTCCAATGACAAAAGGGGTCCCAATGCTGCTGGGGAAGGTAATCAAAGTATCATATCAGAAGACGGCAGTGACCAGAATAAAAATCTTGGCAAAAAACGAAAGGACCAgactgaagaagaggaagatgatgGTGAAGACAATGGGGAGGATAATGATGACCCTTCATCACAAAAGAAGCCTCGTGTTGTTTGGTCTGTCGAGCTTCATAGAAAATTTGTTGCAGCAGTTAATCAACTTGGCCTTGATA AGGCTGTCCCTAAGAAAATACTTGATCTGATGAATGTTGAAGGACTTACTAGGGAAAATGTGGCAAGCCATCTGCAG aaaTATAGGCTTTACCTGAAAAAGGCAACCCAGCAAGCTAGCATGGTTGCTGCATTGGGTAATACCGAATCATACCTGAGGATCGGTTCAATAGATGCATATGCAGAGTTTTGCACCTCTTCTGGTTCAGGAAAGATTCCAAACCCTGCATTGCAATCATATGCCTCGAGTGGTATTTTTGGCAGGCTGAATTCCCCAGCTAGCTTGAGCATGAGAGGCATTAGTGCTTCCACTCTAATTCAGCCTCCTGTTCAGCCTCAAAACCTGAACAGCACCTTGAGCCCTCTGGGTAACATTCAGGCATCAATATTTCCGGCAAATCAAACCTCAAGTTTATTGCAAGGAATTCCAACATCAATTGAGCTTAATCAGTCTAAGCAAAACAACTGTACAACAGGTATAACACAAGTAAATCAAGTTAGTTGTAGTGGATTTACTGCTGCCTCTGGCTTCCGTGACCGTAGGCTTACAGTTGGTACAGCAAGCAATGCTCTACCTTCAGCCGCCTGTAACTCACCACAAACACATAATTCAGGAGCATTTAGAAATCAGCCTCCTGTTAGACCGGCTTCTTTAGGCACGGATTCCTTTGATGCTGGAATTTGTGGGCCTTCTAATATGTTGGATTATAATCGGTGTAACGAAAACTGGCAGAATGCAGAACAGTTGTCTAAACTTCCTGCCAATCCCTTGCCATTGTGTGAGCCGTTCAATAATGATCCACTCCCTCCCACTGGCATAAATGTTGCCAACACAAGTACTCGTATTGGTAACAGTCCTGTTGATTATTCATCCAGAGTCGCGATTTCTGTTCCTTTGGAGGATACAAGAAATGAGCTGCAGCGCCAAGAAGGCTTAATTGAAAATATTGTACAGCCTTCGAGTTATACAACACCATCACAAAGGTGGGAAGAACATAAACTTGAATACAGCCAAAACATGAGCCGTCCCTTCAACTCTGTAAACTCTCATGTTTCTTCAAGTCGAGTAACAAGTTCTTTGGGGCATAATTTAAACCAAACAAATGCAACTTGCAGCAACAGTGTTGATGCCTCATTTGTTGGCCAACTGAGTGGAGCTCCCCCATCAATCATCCAGTGCACTAATGTTGACACAAGATTGAAGTCAAATGATGCCTACATCTTGGAGCTAATGAAGTCCCGGGATGGATTTATTCAGAATAATTTTGGCACCTTGGATGACATAATGGTCCCAATGGTCAAAAGG TTTCTGATGCAGGAACAAAATGAACCGACATTTATAGATGGAGAAATGGGATTTGAGGCTTACCCCGTTGGATCATGTATCTGA
- the LOC107630212 gene encoding two-component response regulator ARR12 isoform X3 yields the protein MTVEDQIDRFPVGMRVLAVDDDPTCLKVLENLLRKCQYQVLSGHSDTKLVMKGVTHGAVDYLLKPVRIEELKNIWQHVVRRKNFDPRDQNKGSNDKRGPNAAGEGNQSIISEDGSDQNKNLGKKRKDQTEEEEDDGEDNGEDNDDPSSQKKPRVVWSVELHRKFVAAVNQLGLDKAVPKKILDLMNVEGLTRENVASHLQKYRLYLKKATQQASMVAALGNTESYLRIGSIDAYAEFCTSSGSGKIPNPALQSYASSGIFGRLNSPASLSMRGISASTLIQPPVQPQNLNSTLSPLGNIQASIFPANQTSSLLQGIPTSIELNQSKQNNCTTGITQVNQVSCSGFTAASGFRDRRLTVGTASNALPSAACNSPQTHNSGAFRNQPPVRPASLGTDSFDAGICGPSNMLDYNRCNENWQNAEQLSKLPANPLPLCEPFNNDPLPPTGINVANTSTRIGNSPVDYSSRVAISVPLEDTRNELQRQEGLIENIVQPSSYTTPSQRWEEHKLEYSQNMSRPFNSVNSHVSSSRVTSSLGHNLNQTNATCSNSVDASFVGQLSGAPPSIIQCTNVDTRLKSNDAYILELMKSRDGFIQNNFGTLDDIMVPMVKRFLMQEQNEPTFIDGEMGFEAYPVGSCI from the exons ATGACCGTGGAGGACCAAATTGACCGGTTCCCCGTGGGTATGCGTGTTCTCGCTGTGGATGATGACCCAACTTGCCTCAAAGTCTTGGAGAATCTCCTTCGCAAATGCCAATACCAAG TGTTGTCTGGACACAGTGACACAAAGCTGGTGATGAAGGGTGTTACACATGGTGCAGTTGACTATTTGCTGAAACCTGTTCGGATTGAAGAGCTGAAGAACATTTGGCAACATGTTGTCCGAAGGAAGAACTTTGATCCCAGGGATCAGAATAAGGGTTCCAATGACAAAAGGGGTCCCAATGCTGCTGGGGAAGGTAATCAAAGTATCATATCAGAAGACGGCAGTGACCAGAATAAAAATCTTGGCAAAAAACGAAAGGACCAgactgaagaagaggaagatgatgGTGAAGACAATGGGGAGGATAATGATGACCCTTCATCACAAAAGAAGCCTCGTGTTGTTTGGTCTGTCGAGCTTCATAGAAAATTTGTTGCAGCAGTTAATCAACTTGGCCTTGATA AGGCTGTCCCTAAGAAAATACTTGATCTGATGAATGTTGAAGGACTTACTAGGGAAAATGTGGCAAGCCATCTGCAG aaaTATAGGCTTTACCTGAAAAAGGCAACCCAGCAAGCTAGCATGGTTGCTGCATTGGGTAATACCGAATCATACCTGAGGATCGGTTCAATAGATGCATATGCAGAGTTTTGCACCTCTTCTGGTTCAGGAAAGATTCCAAACCCTGCATTGCAATCATATGCCTCGAGTGGTATTTTTGGCAGGCTGAATTCCCCAGCTAGCTTGAGCATGAGAGGCATTAGTGCTTCCACTCTAATTCAGCCTCCTGTTCAGCCTCAAAACCTGAACAGCACCTTGAGCCCTCTGGGTAACATTCAGGCATCAATATTTCCGGCAAATCAAACCTCAAGTTTATTGCAAGGAATTCCAACATCAATTGAGCTTAATCAGTCTAAGCAAAACAACTGTACAACAGGTATAACACAAGTAAATCAAGTTAGTTGTAGTGGATTTACTGCTGCCTCTGGCTTCCGTGACCGTAGGCTTACAGTTGGTACAGCAAGCAATGCTCTACCTTCAGCCGCCTGTAACTCACCACAAACACATAATTCAGGAGCATTTAGAAATCAGCCTCCTGTTAGACCGGCTTCTTTAGGCACGGATTCCTTTGATGCTGGAATTTGTGGGCCTTCTAATATGTTGGATTATAATCGGTGTAACGAAAACTGGCAGAATGCAGAACAGTTGTCTAAACTTCCTGCCAATCCCTTGCCATTGTGTGAGCCGTTCAATAATGATCCACTCCCTCCCACTGGCATAAATGTTGCCAACACAAGTACTCGTATTGGTAACAGTCCTGTTGATTATTCATCCAGAGTCGCGATTTCTGTTCCTTTGGAGGATACAAGAAATGAGCTGCAGCGCCAAGAAGGCTTAATTGAAAATATTGTACAGCCTTCGAGTTATACAACACCATCACAAAGGTGGGAAGAACATAAACTTGAATACAGCCAAAACATGAGCCGTCCCTTCAACTCTGTAAACTCTCATGTTTCTTCAAGTCGAGTAACAAGTTCTTTGGGGCATAATTTAAACCAAACAAATGCAACTTGCAGCAACAGTGTTGATGCCTCATTTGTTGGCCAACTGAGTGGAGCTCCCCCATCAATCATCCAGTGCACTAATGTTGACACAAGATTGAAGTCAAATGATGCCTACATCTTGGAGCTAATGAAGTCCCGGGATGGATTTATTCAGAATAATTTTGGCACCTTGGATGACATAATGGTCCCAATGGTCAAAAGG TTTCTGATGCAGGAACAAAATGAACCGACATTTATAGATGGAGAAATGGGATTTGAGGCTTACCCCGTTGGATCATGTATCTGA
- the LOC107630212 gene encoding two-component response regulator ARR12 isoform X2, translating to MTVEDQIDRFPVGMRVLAVDDDPTCLKVLENLLRKCQYQVTTTNQAIEALRMLRENRNKFDLVISDVNMPDMDGFKLLELVGLEMDLPVIMLSGHSDTKLVMKGVTHGAVDYLLKPVRIEELKNIWQHVVRRKNFDPRDQNKGSNDKRGPNAAGEGNQSIISEDGSDQNKNLGKKRKDQTEEEEDDGEDNGEDNDDPSSQKKPRVVWSVELHRKFVAAVNQLGLDKAVPKKILDLMNVEGLTRENVASHLQKYRLYLKKATQQASMVAALGNTESYLRIGSIDAYAEFCTSSGSGKIPNPALQSYASSGIFGRLNSPASLSMRGISASTLIQPPVQPQNLNSTLSPLGNIQASIFPANQTSSLLQGIPTSIELNQSKQNNCTTGITQVNQVSCSGFTAASGFRDRRLTVGTASNALPSAACNSPQTHNSGAFRNQPPVRPASLGTDSFDAGICGPSNMLDYNRCNENWQNAEQLSKLPANPLPLCEPFNNDPLPPTGINVANTSTRIGNSPVDYSSRVAISVPLEDTRNELQRQEGLIENIVQPSSYTTPSQRWEEHKLEYSQNMSRPFNSVNSHVSSSRVTSSLGHNLNQTNATCSNSVDASFVGQLSGAPPSIIQCTNVDTRLKSNDAYILELMKSRDGFIQNNFGTLDDIMVPMVKREQNEPTFIDGEMGFEAYPVGSCI from the exons ATGACCGTGGAGGACCAAATTGACCGGTTCCCCGTGGGTATGCGTGTTCTCGCTGTGGATGATGACCCAACTTGCCTCAAAGTCTTGGAGAATCTCCTTCGCAAATGCCAATACCAAG TTACTACAACTAATCAAGCAATTGAGGCGCTGAGAATGTTGAGGGAAAACAGGAACAAGTTTGACCTCGTCATTAGCGATGTGAATATGCCTGACATGGATGGATTTAAGCTCCTTGAGTTGGTGGGGCTTGAAATGGACTTACCTGTGATCA TGTTGTCTGGACACAGTGACACAAAGCTGGTGATGAAGGGTGTTACACATGGTGCAGTTGACTATTTGCTGAAACCTGTTCGGATTGAAGAGCTGAAGAACATTTGGCAACATGTTGTCCGAAGGAAGAACTTTGATCCCAGGGATCAGAATAAGGGTTCCAATGACAAAAGGGGTCCCAATGCTGCTGGGGAAGGTAATCAAAGTATCATATCAGAAGACGGCAGTGACCAGAATAAAAATCTTGGCAAAAAACGAAAGGACCAgactgaagaagaggaagatgatgGTGAAGACAATGGGGAGGATAATGATGACCCTTCATCACAAAAGAAGCCTCGTGTTGTTTGGTCTGTCGAGCTTCATAGAAAATTTGTTGCAGCAGTTAATCAACTTGGCCTTGATA AGGCTGTCCCTAAGAAAATACTTGATCTGATGAATGTTGAAGGACTTACTAGGGAAAATGTGGCAAGCCATCTGCAG aaaTATAGGCTTTACCTGAAAAAGGCAACCCAGCAAGCTAGCATGGTTGCTGCATTGGGTAATACCGAATCATACCTGAGGATCGGTTCAATAGATGCATATGCAGAGTTTTGCACCTCTTCTGGTTCAGGAAAGATTCCAAACCCTGCATTGCAATCATATGCCTCGAGTGGTATTTTTGGCAGGCTGAATTCCCCAGCTAGCTTGAGCATGAGAGGCATTAGTGCTTCCACTCTAATTCAGCCTCCTGTTCAGCCTCAAAACCTGAACAGCACCTTGAGCCCTCTGGGTAACATTCAGGCATCAATATTTCCGGCAAATCAAACCTCAAGTTTATTGCAAGGAATTCCAACATCAATTGAGCTTAATCAGTCTAAGCAAAACAACTGTACAACAGGTATAACACAAGTAAATCAAGTTAGTTGTAGTGGATTTACTGCTGCCTCTGGCTTCCGTGACCGTAGGCTTACAGTTGGTACAGCAAGCAATGCTCTACCTTCAGCCGCCTGTAACTCACCACAAACACATAATTCAGGAGCATTTAGAAATCAGCCTCCTGTTAGACCGGCTTCTTTAGGCACGGATTCCTTTGATGCTGGAATTTGTGGGCCTTCTAATATGTTGGATTATAATCGGTGTAACGAAAACTGGCAGAATGCAGAACAGTTGTCTAAACTTCCTGCCAATCCCTTGCCATTGTGTGAGCCGTTCAATAATGATCCACTCCCTCCCACTGGCATAAATGTTGCCAACACAAGTACTCGTATTGGTAACAGTCCTGTTGATTATTCATCCAGAGTCGCGATTTCTGTTCCTTTGGAGGATACAAGAAATGAGCTGCAGCGCCAAGAAGGCTTAATTGAAAATATTGTACAGCCTTCGAGTTATACAACACCATCACAAAGGTGGGAAGAACATAAACTTGAATACAGCCAAAACATGAGCCGTCCCTTCAACTCTGTAAACTCTCATGTTTCTTCAAGTCGAGTAACAAGTTCTTTGGGGCATAATTTAAACCAAACAAATGCAACTTGCAGCAACAGTGTTGATGCCTCATTTGTTGGCCAACTGAGTGGAGCTCCCCCATCAATCATCCAGTGCACTAATGTTGACACAAGATTGAAGTCAAATGATGCCTACATCTTGGAGCTAATGAAGTCCCGGGATGGATTTATTCAGAATAATTTTGGCACCTTGGATGACATAATGGTCCCAATGGTCAAAAGG GAACAAAATGAACCGACATTTATAGATGGAGAAATGGGATTTGAGGCTTACCCCGTTGGATCATGTATCTGA
- the LOC107630211 gene encoding calmodulin-binding protein 60 E, with protein sequence MPPHLFTGGKVDGEQGAAIHVVLLDPNTGNVVQVGPESVAKLNVVVLEGDFNEESDDEWTIEHFESHEVKEREGKRPLLTGDLQVSLKEGVGTLGDLTFTDNSSWIRSRKFRLGVKVAPGYCEGIRVREGKTEAFAVKDHRGELYKKHYPPALHDEVWRLDRIAKDGALHKKLIQAKIVTVEDFLRLLVRDPQRLRSTLGSGMSNRMWENTVEHAKTCVLGGKLFVYYTDETHSTGIVFNHIYELRGLIAEGQFCTLESLTPNQKMSVDSLVKKAYDNWNQVIEYDGKVLNSLMNSRKGSRSVSSIINHNDVTGQQPHTSAKNRLPYVPSLQNQPLQIANNYSSSSDLTDYQFERSNNDMVGTSVNNSQLAFSGIMNYLPGENPEVEGTYFSGDWSRPRNSQGLEDIVAEELRLRSSEMLESDDMQRLLKTINAGVSMSTNFSQSNEGSYTYSLQYEPQMYHSFAEDQGKSSGKAVVGWLKLKAALRWGIFIRKKAAERRAQLTELN encoded by the exons ATGCCACCTCACTTGTTCACAGGTGGGAAGGTGGATGGAGAGCAAGGAGCAGCCATCCATGTTGTGCTGCTAGATCCCAACACGGGCAATGTGGTTCAAGTTGGACCAGAATCAGTCGCCAAGTTGAATGTTGTGGTTCTTGAGGGTGACTTTAATGAGGAAAGTGATGATGAATGGACAATAGAGCACTTTGAAAGCCACGAAGTGAAGGAACGTGAAGGGAAAAGGCCACTTCTCACTGGAGATTTGCAAGTTAGCCTAAAGGAAGGCGTAGGAACCTTAGGTGATCTTACTTTCACTGACAATTCTAGCTGGATTAGAAGTAGAAAATTCAGGCTTGGTGTTAAAGTAGCTCCTGGGTATTGTGAGGGAATCCGTGTTCGCGAGGGAAAGACTGAAGCCTTTGCTGTTAAAGATCATAGAGGAGAAT TGTACAAGAAACACTATCCACCTGCTTTGCATGATGAAGTTTGGCGACTGGATCGCATAGCTAAGGACGGTGCACTTCACAAAAAATTGATTCAAGCAAAAATAGTAACTGTAGAAGATTTCCTGCGTCTTCTTGTTCGGGATCCACAGAGGTTAAGAAGC ACACTCGGAAGCGGAATGTCGAACAGGATGTGGGAGAATACTGTGGAGCATGCCAAGACATGTGTCTTGGGTGGTAAGCTTTTCGTTTACTACACTGATGAAACCCACAGCACTGGCATTGTGTTCAACCATATATATGAGTTGAGAGGCCTCATTGCTGAGGGGCAATTCTGCACTTTGGAATCACTTACTCCAAATCAGAAG ATGTCTGTGGATTCCTTGGTGAAGAAAGCATATGACAATTGGAACCAAGTTATTGAATATGATGGAAAAGTCTTAAATTCTCTTATGAATTCCAGAAAGGGATCAAGATCTGTATCTTCTATAATTAATCATAATGATGTCACAGGGCAGCAACCGCACACATCTGCAAAGAATAGGCTGCCATATGTACCCTCTTTACAAAATCAACCTTTGCAAATAGCGAATAACTACTCCTCAAGTTCTGATTTAACTGATTACCAGTTTGAAAGATCCAATAATGACATGGTAGGGACATCAGTGAATAACTCTCAACTAGCATTTTCTGGCATCATGAACTACCTACCGGGCGAAAATCCTGAAGTTGAAGGTACATATTTCTCGGGAGATTGGTCTAGGCCGAGAAATTCACAAGGACTGGAAGACATTGTTGCCGAAGAACTCCGTCTTAGGAGTTCAGAGATGTTGGAGAGTGATGATATGCAGAGGTTGCTGAAGACTATTAATGCTGGAGTCAGTATGTCGACCAATTTCAGTCAGTCTAATGAAGGTTCATACACCTACAGCCTGCAGTATGAGCCTCAAATGTATCATTCGTTTGCCGAGGATCAGGGAAAGTCATCAGGGAAAGCTGTTGTTGGATGGCTTAAGCTCAAAGCAGCATTGAGATGGGGCATATTTATCAGGAAAAAAGCTGCTGAAAGGAGAGCACAGCTCACTGAGTTGAATTGA